The Streptomyces sp. NBC_01775 genome includes a region encoding these proteins:
- a CDS encoding DMT family transporter, with protein sequence MLVASVLWGTTGTVATFAPTVGPLAIGAVAMGLGGLLQALTAAPRIVREAPGLRAQRGVVLLGGVAVGTYPLAFYTSMHLAGVAAGTVVSIGSAPLASALVERVVDGRRLTRRWMLGAALGLSGTVLLCVAETAQAHSASGAGSVRSTVLGVGLGLVAGLTYALYSWAAHRLISRGVTSGAAMGSVFGLGGVLLVPVLLATGAPLLSSGSNAAVGAYMALVPMFVGYVLFGWGLAHIPASTATTLSLLEPAVAAVLAVLIVGEQLPPLGWAGIALVGGCLGVLTMPSRTAPQPRAITTRLNTCAEGRAVAQPLRAPVRDTAPCASTGPEQVSRS encoded by the coding sequence GTGCTCGTTGCTTCGGTGCTGTGGGGCACGACGGGCACCGTCGCGACCTTCGCCCCGACGGTGGGGCCCCTTGCGATCGGGGCCGTCGCCATGGGTCTGGGCGGACTGCTTCAGGCGCTGACGGCGGCGCCCCGCATCGTCCGGGAAGCACCCGGGCTGCGTGCGCAGCGCGGTGTGGTGCTGCTCGGCGGGGTGGCGGTGGGGACCTACCCTCTGGCGTTCTACACCTCCATGCACCTGGCCGGAGTCGCCGCCGGGACGGTGGTTTCCATCGGCTCGGCCCCACTCGCCTCGGCCCTGGTCGAGCGCGTCGTGGACGGCCGCCGCCTGACGCGCCGCTGGATGCTCGGCGCCGCTCTGGGTCTGTCCGGGACAGTGCTGCTGTGCGTGGCCGAAACGGCCCAGGCGCACTCCGCCTCCGGTGCCGGATCGGTGAGATCGACCGTGCTCGGTGTGGGCCTTGGCCTGGTGGCGGGGCTCACCTATGCCCTGTATTCCTGGGCGGCACACCGGCTGATCAGCCGCGGTGTCACCTCCGGCGCGGCGATGGGCAGCGTCTTCGGGCTGGGCGGGGTGCTGCTTGTGCCCGTGCTGCTGGCCACCGGCGCTCCGCTCCTCAGCTCTGGGTCGAACGCGGCCGTCGGCGCCTATATGGCTCTGGTACCCATGTTCGTCGGCTACGTCCTGTTCGGCTGGGGTCTGGCGCACATCCCCGCCAGTACCGCGACCACGCTCTCGCTGCTGGAGCCCGCCGTCGCCGCCGTGCTGGCTGTGCTGATCGTCGGTGAACAGCTGCCCCCGCTGGGATGGGCCGGCATCGCCTTGGTCGGCGGTTGCCTCGGCGTGCTCACCATGCCGTCGCGGACGGCTCCGCAGCCGCGAGCGATCACCACGAGGCTCAACACCTGCGCCGAGGGACGCGCCGTCGCTCAGCCCCTCCGCGCTCCGGTCCGGGACACGGCACCGTGCGCATCCACCGGGCCCGAACAGGTCTCCAGGAGCTGA
- a CDS encoding TetR/AcrR family transcriptional regulator, which produces MPGHHPARSRRATERKGDARERAILDTCEALLAQKGYDAMAVGDIAQGAGITRGALYFYFGSKQEVATALVARTVEHLWERSRATAQTDEPRQAIAAAMQRTVELWDEHGLVMRTAIDLSLTVPEIGELWSHTAHLFITAITAVLERAGVQAGTEPEQASAMARALCWMIERTFYHASQESREELQKASSTCEHIWLISAGLIT; this is translated from the coding sequence ATGCCCGGCCACCACCCCGCACGGAGCCGGCGCGCCACCGAACGCAAGGGCGATGCCCGAGAGCGAGCCATCCTCGACACCTGCGAAGCCCTGCTCGCGCAAAAGGGCTACGACGCCATGGCCGTCGGCGACATCGCCCAGGGCGCCGGCATCACACGCGGCGCCCTGTACTTCTACTTCGGCTCCAAACAAGAAGTGGCCACGGCACTCGTGGCCCGTACCGTAGAGCACCTGTGGGAGCGGTCCCGGGCCACCGCGCAGACCGACGAGCCGCGCCAGGCCATCGCAGCAGCCATGCAGCGCACGGTCGAGCTGTGGGATGAGCACGGCCTGGTCATGCGCACGGCGATCGACCTGTCGTTGACCGTGCCGGAGATCGGCGAGCTGTGGAGCCACACGGCTCACTTGTTCATCACGGCCATCACCGCCGTCCTGGAACGGGCCGGCGTTCAGGCCGGCACCGAACCAGAGCAAGCGTCAGCGATGGCACGCGCCCTGTGCTGGATGATCGAGCGGACCTTCTACCACGCCTCACAGGAATCCCGCGAGGAGTTGCAAAAGGCATCTTCGACCTGCGAACACATCTGGCTGATCAGCGCCGGCCTGATCACCTGA
- a CDS encoding IS5 family transposase yields MSERKPYPSDLSDEQWSWIEPVITAWKDRHRSVSGHQGAYELREIVNAILYQGRTGCQWAYLPHDLPQKSATYYYFATWRDDGTDQVIHELLCCQVRERARRSEDPTLVVLDTQSVHAAAGVPAATTGRDPAKRVPGRKRGLAVDVLGLVIAIVVLAANTHDNTVGIILLDQVAEHAGGNVRKALVDQGFKNQVVLHGAGLGIDVEIVERNPQDKGFVPQPKRWRVEQTYGILILHRRLVRDYEHRPSSSASRVYWAMSHVMIRRLAGANAPTWRESQAVTP; encoded by the coding sequence GTGAGTGAACGCAAGCCGTATCCGAGTGACTTATCGGACGAGCAGTGGTCGTGGATTGAGCCGGTGATCACCGCGTGGAAGGACCGGCACCGTTCAGTCAGTGGCCATCAGGGCGCCTACGAGTTGCGGGAGATCGTTAACGCGATCCTCTATCAGGGGCGGACCGGCTGCCAGTGGGCCTATCTCCCGCACGATCTTCCCCAGAAGAGTGCGACGTACTACTACTTCGCCACCTGGCGGGACGACGGAACCGACCAGGTCATCCATGAACTCCTGTGCTGCCAGGTCCGCGAGCGGGCCCGTCGGTCAGAGGACCCGACGCTGGTGGTGCTGGACACCCAGAGTGTCCATGCGGCCGCCGGGGTCCCCGCCGCCACGACCGGCCGGGATCCCGCCAAGCGGGTGCCGGGCCGCAAGCGCGGACTGGCCGTGGACGTCCTCGGCCTGGTCATCGCGATCGTCGTCCTCGCCGCGAACACGCACGACAACACCGTGGGCATCATCCTGCTGGACCAGGTCGCCGAGCACGCCGGCGGAAATGTCCGCAAGGCGCTGGTTGACCAGGGCTTCAAGAACCAGGTGGTCCTGCATGGCGCCGGCCTGGGGATCGACGTCGAGATCGTCGAACGCAACCCGCAGGACAAGGGGTTCGTGCCGCAGCCGAAGCGGTGGAGGGTCGAGCAGACGTACGGGATCTTGATACTGCACCGGCGTCTGGTCCGTGACTATGAGCACCGCCCATCGTCGTCCGCCTCTCGCGTCTACTGGGCGATGTCCCACGTCATGATCCGCCGCCTCGCCGGCGCGAACGCTCCTACCTGGCGCGAATCGCAGGCGGTGACCCCATGA
- a CDS encoding LysR family transcriptional regulator produces MDISSTGLRVLRQIAESGSFTAAAARLGYTQSAVSRQAAALEHSTGATLFERRPDGVRLTPAGLTLLRHAHTVLASLAAAERELTGTVPRTELVRLGVVLSAGSAILPAALVHLAAADPQITVTTREGTTPSLIRALRAGSLDLAVLTSRPPHRPFDGDSPRLHLEAVADTELAVAVPSTGEFAGRTTAHVDELVDAAWIATPSSSSEPLLGVWPGLPGRPRIIHSARDWLTKLQLVAGGFGVTTVPSRLSPVLPPGVSLLRVEGAPPEIRRVLVARLSGHPTPAITAVTQAITSTA; encoded by the coding sequence ATGGACATCTCCAGCACGGGACTGCGGGTCCTGCGGCAGATCGCTGAGTCCGGCAGCTTCACCGCGGCAGCTGCCCGCCTCGGCTACACGCAGTCGGCCGTCTCACGCCAGGCCGCCGCTCTCGAACACAGCACCGGCGCCACCCTGTTCGAGCGCCGCCCGGACGGGGTGCGGCTCACTCCCGCCGGCTTGACCCTGCTGCGGCACGCCCACACGGTCCTCGCCTCGCTCGCAGCGGCCGAGCGTGAGCTCACCGGCACCGTCCCGCGGACCGAACTGGTGCGGCTCGGGGTAGTCCTGAGCGCGGGCTCGGCGATCCTGCCCGCCGCACTCGTACACCTCGCGGCGGCCGACCCGCAGATCACGGTCACCACCCGCGAGGGCACCACGCCCTCCCTGATCCGGGCGCTGCGCGCGGGCTCGCTCGACCTCGCCGTACTGACGTCTCGCCCACCCCACCGGCCCTTCGACGGCGACTCGCCGCGCCTGCACCTCGAGGCCGTCGCGGACACCGAACTGGCCGTGGCGGTGCCATCGACCGGAGAGTTCGCCGGACGCACCACGGCGCACGTCGACGAACTGGTCGACGCCGCATGGATCGCCACCCCGTCATCAAGCTCTGAGCCGCTGCTCGGCGTCTGGCCCGGCCTGCCCGGACGGCCGCGCATCATCCACTCCGCGCGCGACTGGCTGACGAAACTCCAGCTGGTCGCCGGCGGCTTCGGCGTGACCACCGTGCCCTCCCGGCTCTCACCGGTGCTGCCGCCCGGGGTGAGCCTGCTGCGCGTCGAGGGCGCACCCCCCGAGATCCGCCGGGTGCTCGTGGCACGCCTCTCCGGCCACCCCACCCCGGCGATCACCGCCGTCACCCAAGCGATCACCTCGACCGCCTGA
- a CDS encoding zinc-binding alcohol dehydrogenase family protein — protein MRAAVLTRFGAPLTVREVPDPEAGGGEVVVEVLAASVAPYAAEVFSGKRKYPLVPPVVPGVGGVGRILHVGPDATRLRVGDLVWCDSTVRSRDDALTPDITLQGWSARGEGGALLAEYLHDGAFAELMRVPTENVFPLPAAAGEDPARWAALTVHTISYGGLLAGGLAAGETLLVSGATGNLGSSAVAVALAMGAGRVVAPGRNKAALDLLADRFGPRLRPVPLTGDEATDRAAMSAAADGPIDMVIDLLPPSAPSSASRAAAVTVREYGRVVLMGGVGMLGGDDLALPYPWIMRNSITVRGQWMYPRTANVGIIRLLASGALDLAPERVRPFDLNAVNDAITYAAAHGGPFDRTSLTPSAG, from the coding sequence GTGCGAGCAGCAGTTCTGACGCGGTTCGGCGCCCCCCTCACGGTGCGGGAGGTGCCCGACCCCGAGGCCGGGGGCGGTGAGGTGGTGGTCGAGGTCCTCGCCGCCAGCGTGGCGCCCTACGCGGCCGAAGTCTTCAGCGGCAAGCGGAAATACCCCCTTGTCCCTCCTGTCGTGCCCGGTGTCGGTGGAGTGGGGCGGATCCTCCACGTCGGCCCGGACGCCACCCGGCTGCGGGTCGGCGACCTGGTGTGGTGCGACTCGACGGTGCGCTCGCGGGACGACGCCCTGACTCCCGACATCACGCTCCAGGGCTGGAGTGCGCGCGGCGAGGGCGGCGCGCTGCTCGCCGAGTACCTGCACGACGGCGCGTTCGCCGAGCTCATGCGGGTCCCGACGGAGAACGTCTTTCCGCTGCCCGCCGCGGCCGGGGAGGATCCGGCCCGCTGGGCCGCGCTCACCGTGCACACCATCTCCTACGGCGGGCTGCTGGCAGGCGGGCTCGCGGCCGGCGAGACCCTGCTCGTCAGCGGGGCCACCGGCAACCTCGGCAGCAGCGCGGTCGCGGTCGCGCTCGCGATGGGCGCGGGCCGCGTGGTCGCCCCCGGCCGCAACAAGGCCGCGCTCGACCTCCTCGCCGACCGGTTCGGCCCGCGTCTGCGCCCGGTCCCGCTGACCGGGGACGAGGCCACCGACCGCGCGGCGATGTCCGCGGCGGCCGACGGCCCGATCGACATGGTGATCGATCTGCTCCCGCCGAGCGCACCCAGCTCGGCCTCGCGTGCGGCGGCCGTGACCGTGCGCGAGTACGGCCGGGTCGTTCTCATGGGCGGCGTCGGCATGCTCGGTGGCGACGACCTCGCACTTCCGTACCCATGGATCATGCGCAACTCGATCACCGTGCGCGGGCAGTGGATGTACCCGCGCACAGCCAATGTCGGCATCATCCGGCTCCTCGCCTCGGGCGCTTTGGATCTCGCCCCCGAACGGGTCCGGCCGTTCGACCTCAATGCCGTCAACGACGCCATCACGTACGCCGCCGCGCACGGTGGCCCGTTCGACCGCACCAGCCTTACCCCATCGGCTGGCTGA
- a CDS encoding TetR/AcrR family transcriptional regulator, with translation MTGRRRWSTEEILDTAAELLRTSDAESFSVRKLAAVLGTDSSSLYRHFRNKTELLRAVADRILLAAMDGYRSEGDWKQRVTALALHLREAFGEQPQLATVWGRYGSGGTGSRLVMEELLQALRASGLPDEEVPVRYHRIVILLAALIASEAGISTITPKEYEQGMEQFRVAVLGADPERFPALAHFARDVRPLGADRRAAFEEIVAAQLAHIESQIP, from the coding sequence ATGACTGGCCGAAGGCGATGGTCGACCGAGGAGATCCTGGACACGGCGGCGGAACTGCTGCGCACGAGCGACGCCGAGTCGTTCAGCGTGCGCAAACTCGCCGCAGTGCTCGGGACCGACTCCTCCAGCCTCTACCGGCACTTCCGCAACAAGACCGAACTGCTGCGCGCGGTCGCCGACCGGATCCTGCTGGCTGCCATGGACGGCTACCGCTCCGAGGGGGACTGGAAGCAGCGCGTCACCGCCCTGGCCCTGCACCTGCGCGAGGCATTCGGCGAGCAACCCCAACTCGCCACGGTGTGGGGACGCTACGGGTCCGGCGGCACCGGGTCCCGATTGGTCATGGAGGAGCTGCTGCAGGCCCTGCGTGCGTCCGGCCTGCCCGACGAGGAGGTACCGGTGCGATACCACCGCATCGTGATCCTCCTCGCCGCGCTGATCGCCTCCGAGGCCGGTATCTCCACCATCACCCCCAAGGAGTACGAGCAGGGCATGGAGCAGTTCCGCGTCGCGGTGCTCGGCGCCGACCCCGAACGCTTCCCCGCCCTGGCCCACTTCGCCCGCGACGTCCGCCCCCTCGGCGCAGATCGCCGCGCCGCGTTCGAGGAGATCGTCGCCGCCCAACTCGCCCACATCGAGTCCCAGATCCCCTGA
- the tnpA gene encoding IS200/IS605 family transposase, whose protein sequence is MAEYQNIRTDRHCAFVLHAHLVFVTKYRHKVFKEAHLTRMEEIMRAVCADFECELAEFNGENNHVHLLVNFPPKVALSKLVNSLKGVSSRRLRKEYPELVRHYWRAQRLWSGSYFAGSAAGAPLSIVKQYIEQQNQPV, encoded by the coding sequence ATAGCTGAGTATCAGAACATTCGCACTGACAGACACTGTGCCTTCGTCCTTCACGCACACTTGGTTTTTGTGACGAAGTACCGGCACAAGGTCTTCAAGGAGGCCCACTTGACGCGCATGGAAGAGATCATGCGGGCCGTCTGCGCCGACTTCGAATGCGAGCTGGCCGAGTTCAACGGCGAGAACAACCACGTCCACCTACTCGTGAACTTCCCACCGAAAGTCGCCCTGTCCAAGCTGGTCAACAGCCTCAAGGGCGTCAGCTCCCGCAGACTCCGAAAGGAGTATCCGGAACTGGTCCGGCACTACTGGCGGGCACAGCGGCTGTGGTCCGGCTCCTACTTCGCCGGGTCGGCCGCTGGGGCTCCACTGTCGATCGTGAAGCAGTACATCGAGCAGCAGAACCAACCCGTCTGA
- a CDS encoding alpha/beta fold hydrolase, with the protein MSQEHNLLAHDLNGTGPLLVAVHGITENRSFWAPVCLQQHFRVLRVDLRGHGDSPRTSPFGIDESVEDIHDLIESLGEELTGDQPPFIVGHSLGGVIATAYAARYPTRGVVNVDQSLRVGPLPAETAIAVRGEGFADFVRTVFASLYGELDPALVADIERRRTLDQDVFSGFWTPLLDWDADTLASWSRRTTSLPPGVPYLSLHGTDPGGDYAAWLADRIPAAVAEQAPKRTHYPHLAQPEWFVSRVHKFFTDFGSSG; encoded by the coding sequence ATGAGCCAGGAACACAATCTGCTGGCCCACGACCTCAACGGCACGGGACCGCTACTCGTGGCAGTCCACGGCATCACCGAGAACCGGAGCTTCTGGGCCCCTGTCTGCCTGCAGCAGCACTTCCGCGTGCTGCGCGTCGACCTGCGCGGCCACGGGGACTCGCCTCGGACCTCGCCGTTCGGGATTGACGAGTCGGTGGAGGACATCCACGATCTGATCGAGTCGCTGGGCGAGGAGCTGACTGGGGACCAGCCCCCGTTCATCGTCGGCCATTCCCTCGGTGGGGTGATTGCGACTGCCTACGCAGCTCGTTATCCGACCCGCGGTGTGGTCAACGTTGACCAGTCGCTGCGGGTCGGCCCGCTGCCTGCGGAGACAGCCATCGCTGTGCGGGGAGAGGGCTTCGCGGACTTCGTTCGTACGGTTTTCGCCTCGCTGTACGGTGAGCTGGACCCTGCGCTCGTGGCCGACATCGAGCGCCGCCGCACCCTCGACCAGGACGTGTTCAGCGGTTTTTGGACCCCGTTGCTTGATTGGGACGCTGACACCCTGGCGTCGTGGTCTCGACGGACCACGAGTCTCCCGCCTGGTGTCCCGTACCTGTCTTTGCATGGCACGGACCCCGGTGGTGACTACGCCGCCTGGCTCGCCGACCGCATTCCCGCCGCCGTGGCCGAGCAGGCACCGAAGCGCACGCACTATCCGCACCTGGCACAACCCGAATGGTTCGTCTCCCGCGTCCATAAGTTCTTTACTGACTTCGGCTCGTCAGGGTGA
- a CDS encoding SRPBCC family protein: MPSYDVSARSNAAPSTIQRRLLDIPTWTRWQPFDSVEAIPSSSEGQGPAETGTAWALRKGRIQTDIEIVDVVPDRGLSYIALRLVGMREYRADISLTPLPREGTDIRWRATFTPTLPFLSRLWEWYLNRSMRNVVGALARHAEL; encoded by the coding sequence GTGCCCAGCTATGACGTGAGTGCGCGATCCAATGCGGCGCCCTCGACGATCCAGCGACGGTTGCTGGATATTCCGACCTGGACACGATGGCAGCCTTTCGACTCGGTCGAAGCGATCCCTTCGTCATCCGAAGGACAGGGACCGGCAGAAACCGGCACCGCTTGGGCGCTGCGCAAGGGTCGGATCCAGACCGACATCGAGATCGTGGACGTCGTCCCGGACCGAGGTCTGAGCTACATCGCGCTCCGGCTCGTCGGAATGCGTGAATACCGGGCGGACATCTCCCTCACCCCCCTGCCACGCGAGGGAACCGACATCCGGTGGCGGGCCACGTTCACGCCCACGCTTCCCTTCCTGAGCCGGCTATGGGAGTGGTACCTCAACCGAAGCATGCGCAACGTCGTGGGCGCTCTGGCCCGCCACGCCGAGCTGTAG
- a CDS encoding TetR/AcrR family transcriptional regulator: MSDTGTAATPPRGRRGTARERLLAAASRRFYADGVSATGIDTITAEAGVAKMSLYNNFSSKGDLVMAYLDARHEEWMGLYRRRLEEARDRHGGVLAVFDAYADHAAFAYEHGFRGCGLLNAAAELPAGDEGRALVRRHKEEVESLLVGHLEELLPGRPQEARAVAEHLAFLLEGAVARAGLEGGGARLEHARRLAADLLERL; this comes from the coding sequence ATGAGTGACACCGGCACTGCGGCGACGCCGCCCAGGGGGCGGCGGGGGACCGCGCGCGAGCGGCTGCTGGCCGCCGCGTCGCGCCGCTTTTATGCGGACGGTGTGTCGGCGACAGGGATCGACACGATCACTGCCGAGGCGGGCGTGGCGAAGATGAGCCTGTACAACAACTTCTCCTCCAAGGGCGACTTGGTGATGGCCTACCTCGATGCGCGGCATGAGGAGTGGATGGGGCTGTACCGGCGGCGGCTGGAAGAGGCCCGGGATCGGCACGGGGGTGTGCTTGCGGTCTTCGACGCGTACGCCGATCATGCGGCTTTCGCCTATGAGCACGGTTTTCGGGGGTGCGGCCTGCTGAACGCGGCTGCCGAACTGCCCGCCGGGGACGAGGGGCGGGCATTGGTGCGCCGGCACAAGGAGGAAGTGGAGTCCCTGCTCGTCGGGCACCTTGAGGAGTTGCTGCCCGGGCGGCCCCAGGAGGCGCGCGCGGTCGCGGAGCATCTGGCGTTCTTGCTGGAAGGCGCGGTGGCGCGCGCAGGCCTGGAGGGTGGGGGCGCGCGTCTGGAGCATGCCCGGAGGTTGGCGGCGGACCTGTTGGAGCGGCTGTGA
- a CDS encoding LysR family transcriptional regulator: MLRFTLTQLDLNLLAVLDTLLEEGSVMGAAERLHLSSPAVSRTLGRLRAVTGDDILVRTGHSMVPTPYAASVREDVHRLVGEAREVLSPVRELDPAELDRTWHQRYDPDPATPGSVSRSKPRSRRSPPADYSACPLVPPTAPGAEPRNRDNHAPRPRRASPRRRSPG; this comes from the coding sequence TTGTTAAGATTTACTCTCACGCAATTGGACTTGAATCTGCTGGCCGTGCTGGACACCCTGCTCGAGGAGGGCAGCGTGATGGGCGCGGCCGAGCGGCTGCACCTGTCCTCGCCCGCGGTCAGCCGCACCCTGGGCCGGCTTCGCGCCGTCACCGGGGACGACATCCTGGTGCGCACCGGCCACTCGATGGTTCCCACCCCGTACGCGGCGTCGGTGCGGGAGGACGTGCACCGGCTGGTCGGGGAAGCGCGCGAAGTGCTCTCGCCGGTCCGTGAGCTGGACCCGGCCGAGCTGGATCGCACCTGGCACCAGCGCTACGATCCCGACCCCGCCACGCCTGGCTCCGTGAGCAGGTCCAAGCCTCGGTCGAGGAGATCACCGCCTGCTGACTACTCCGCCTGCCCCCTTGTCCCGCCTACTGCGCCAGGGGCAGAGCCACGGAACCGGGATAATCACGCACCTCGGCCTCGTCGAGCATCGCCGCGGCGACGGTCTCCCGGCTGA
- a CDS encoding glycoside hydrolase family 97 protein: MVSKPNRRTVLGVTAGAALPWVLAAPAPATPSAPAATHRRVTVHSPNRRLRVTAGVANGRLWYEVARRGRVLVARSGLGLDLADRPSLTSGLVVESVERRTIDESWRPVWGSDALVRNHARECVLRTVQSASGIQLHLVVRVFDDGVGFRYRLPAQAGLDTYTVTAERTEFALPPDATSWSLAAGTDWRADERHYRQVQLSQVETAQTPLTLVTPGGQHIVVHEAALIDYPSMTLAAETGRPGTFTSELISLPDGTKARLSGEFSTPWRTLTIGDRPGDLAESHLTENLNEPCVLTDTSWISPGTYVGVWWELQRRHTTWTEGPRHGATTERVKQYIDFAREAGASNVLAEGWNTNAGGEWTGQDFLTPQPDFDLPEVLRYARANGIGFIAHNETRGFVDYYEQHLDTIFARYAELGIHTVKTGYATKFVLGGVNRSHYDQEAVRHYQRVIDAAARHKIMINAHEAIKPTGLARTYPNMMTGEGVAGMEQHNYMGRLGNPPEQATALPFTRYMGGPADYTPGVLNVTWDPAGLGTRVQTTSAAQLALYSVFFSPLQMLADTPENYRSHPGFAYLKDIPASWDETRFLDCVIGDHTVAARRKGRTWYLGAITDEHDRTLRVPLRFLGPGRHRAEIYRDAADTDWHDNPLPIDVRTEVVRSSTVLTLRLVGGGGTAIRFRPARS, translated from the coding sequence GTGGTCAGCAAGCCGAACCGCCGTACGGTCCTGGGCGTCACCGCCGGCGCCGCGCTCCCCTGGGTGCTCGCCGCCCCCGCCCCCGCCACACCCTCCGCCCCCGCCGCGACGCACCGCCGCGTCACGGTCCATTCGCCGAACCGCCGGCTGCGGGTGACCGCCGGAGTGGCGAACGGGCGCCTCTGGTACGAGGTCGCGCGCCGCGGCCGGGTCCTGGTGGCCCGCTCCGGGCTCGGGCTCGACCTGGCCGACCGGCCGTCGCTCACCAGCGGTCTGGTGGTGGAATCCGTCGAGCGCAGGACGATCGACGAGTCATGGCGTCCGGTGTGGGGCTCCGACGCGCTCGTCCGCAACCACGCCAGGGAGTGCGTGCTGCGGACCGTGCAGTCGGCGAGTGGGATACAGCTGCATCTGGTCGTCCGGGTCTTCGACGACGGCGTCGGTTTCCGCTATCGCCTGCCGGCGCAGGCCGGGCTCGACACCTACACGGTCACCGCCGAGCGCACCGAGTTCGCGCTGCCGCCCGACGCCACGAGCTGGTCGCTGGCGGCGGGTACCGACTGGAGAGCCGACGAACGGCACTACCGGCAGGTCCAGTTGTCCCAGGTCGAGACCGCGCAGACCCCGCTCACGCTGGTCACACCGGGCGGTCAGCACATCGTGGTGCACGAGGCGGCGCTGATCGACTATCCGAGTATGACCCTCGCCGCCGAGACCGGCCGGCCGGGTACCTTCACCAGTGAGCTGATCAGCCTTCCCGACGGCACGAAGGCCCGCCTGTCGGGTGAGTTCTCCACCCCGTGGCGCACGCTGACCATCGGCGACCGTCCTGGTGATCTCGCCGAATCGCACTTGACCGAGAACTTGAACGAGCCCTGCGTACTCACCGACACGTCGTGGATCTCGCCCGGCACGTATGTCGGTGTCTGGTGGGAACTGCAACGGCGGCACACGACCTGGACCGAGGGGCCGCGACACGGGGCGACGACCGAACGCGTCAAGCAGTACATCGATTTCGCCAGGGAAGCGGGCGCGAGCAACGTACTCGCCGAGGGGTGGAACACCAACGCCGGCGGTGAGTGGACCGGCCAGGACTTTCTCACGCCACAACCGGATTTCGACCTGCCCGAGGTGCTGCGCTACGCACGGGCCAACGGCATCGGGTTCATCGCGCACAACGAGACCCGCGGTTTCGTCGACTATTACGAGCAGCACCTGGACACGATCTTCGCGCGGTACGCCGAACTCGGTATTCACACGGTCAAGACCGGCTATGCCACCAAGTTCGTGCTGGGCGGGGTGAACCGCAGCCATTACGACCAGGAAGCCGTGCGCCACTACCAGCGGGTCATCGATGCTGCGGCCCGCCACAAAATCATGATCAACGCGCATGAGGCCATCAAGCCGACCGGACTGGCACGCACCTACCCGAACATGATGACCGGCGAGGGGGTGGCCGGGATGGAACAGCACAACTACATGGGGCGGCTCGGGAATCCGCCGGAGCAGGCCACGGCCCTTCCGTTCACCAGGTACATGGGTGGGCCGGCCGACTACACCCCGGGCGTGCTCAACGTGACCTGGGACCCGGCCGGGCTCGGTACCCGGGTCCAGACGACCTCGGCCGCGCAACTCGCGCTGTACTCGGTGTTCTTCAGCCCGTTGCAGATGCTGGCCGATACCCCGGAGAACTACCGCTCCCACCCGGGATTCGCGTACCTGAAGGACATCCCGGCCAGCTGGGACGAGACCCGGTTCCTGGACTGTGTGATCGGCGACCACACGGTCGCCGCCCGCCGGAAGGGCCGCACCTGGTATCTCGGCGCTATCACCGACGAGCACGACCGGACACTGCGGGTGCCGCTGCGGTTCCTGGGACCGGGTCGGCACCGCGCCGAGATCTACCGCGATGCCGCCGACACCGACTGGCACGACAACCCGCTCCCGATCGACGTTCGGACCGAGGTGGTGCGGTCGTCCACGGTGCTGACACTGCGACTCGTCGGCGGTGGTGGCACCGCGATCCGGTTCCGGCCCGCGCGCTCCTGA
- a CDS encoding NAD(P)-dependent oxidoreductase: MNLTVLAASGKAGIALTRQALRRGHTVTAIARDPERIALPDSPNLRKVAGDVNDAAGIAAVVDGDSVVLSALGTDRAGILLTGARAVVAAGPRRVVWLGAYGTGKSAEVAGEGAGVLAEALGDRLADKVEADNTVLAAGGTVFHAGMLADGPESPRRRTVGLEAAPPFDLGAKVSRETVAAAMLDEAEVRDYPGSVALPLAQ; this comes from the coding sequence ATGAACCTCACCGTCCTCGCGGCCTCCGGCAAGGCCGGAATCGCCCTCACCCGACAGGCGCTGCGACGTGGTCACACCGTGACCGCCATCGCGCGTGATCCCGAGCGGATCGCTCTGCCCGACTCCCCGAACCTGCGCAAGGTGGCGGGCGACGTGAACGACGCGGCCGGTATCGCCGCCGTCGTGGACGGGGATTCCGTAGTCCTGTCCGCGCTCGGCACGGACCGGGCCGGGATTCTCCTGACCGGCGCCCGGGCCGTGGTCGCCGCCGGCCCGCGGCGCGTCGTCTGGCTCGGTGCCTACGGCACGGGCAAGTCTGCCGAAGTGGCGGGGGAGGGCGCGGGCGTGCTCGCCGAGGCGCTGGGCGACCGGCTCGCGGACAAGGTCGAGGCCGACAACACCGTTCTCGCGGCCGGGGGCACCGTCTTCCACGCCGGGATGCTCGCCGACGGGCCGGAAAGTCCCCGTCGGCGCACGGTCGGCCTGGAGGCCGCGCCGCCCTTCGACCTCGGTGCGAAGGTCAGCCGGGAGACCGTCGCCGCGGCGATGCTCGACGAGGCCGAGGTGCGTGATTATCCCGGTTCCGTGGCTCTGCCCCTGGCGCAGTAG